One part of the Paenibacillus silvisoli genome encodes these proteins:
- a CDS encoding transglutaminase domain-containing protein → MDAWVTPLLKPEPVALMVLLILLVSFIQGMRRGASGSAKHLFFFIWQAVSVVIALVIAGRGSTKLSPLLRDWLEARQIVVPQEELSVFKQLWYTVITSLRDFELLRFGVLFLFLYAFVRYLLRLLEPLCFLVYDAVMASAGHNTRAPERRPAGRLSGTVSRMAGAVIGALLGSGRAFLVIAALFVYVSLMPHAFGADAIRSSAIYAKTATELLDPVAGDMLKRGPVFTEAVQGEFRRVLQRKYEVIDAAVPADIEAAAVKVTEDAASDEAKARALYDWVGSRIAYDWDKANNYIERGEWKEQTPTETFATRKGVCIDVARLYAMMARSVGLEVRVVTGLGATGNGTYGPHAWNEVRLADGGGAWIPLDATWASSGDWFNPKSFSSSHIRET, encoded by the coding sequence ATGGATGCTTGGGTGACTCCCTTGTTGAAACCGGAACCGGTTGCGCTCATGGTGCTGCTTATTTTGCTTGTCTCCTTCATTCAAGGCATGAGAAGAGGTGCATCGGGGTCCGCGAAGCACCTTTTCTTTTTTATTTGGCAGGCGGTTTCGGTCGTCATCGCGCTGGTGATAGCCGGCCGCGGATCGACCAAGCTGTCCCCGCTGCTTCGGGACTGGCTGGAAGCGCGCCAAATCGTCGTGCCTCAGGAAGAGCTGAGCGTATTCAAGCAGTTGTGGTATACGGTCATTACAAGTCTGCGCGATTTCGAGCTGCTGCGGTTCGGCGTGCTGTTTCTGTTTCTATATGCGTTTGTCCGGTATTTGCTGCGGCTGCTGGAGCCGCTTTGCTTCCTCGTTTACGACGCCGTAATGGCATCTGCCGGCCATAACACGAGGGCGCCGGAGCGGCGGCCTGCAGGGAGGCTGTCCGGCACGGTAAGCCGTATGGCGGGCGCGGTGATCGGCGCGCTGCTCGGCAGCGGACGGGCTTTCTTGGTCATCGCCGCGCTGTTCGTTTACGTATCGCTGATGCCGCATGCCTTCGGGGCGGATGCCATCCGCTCGTCGGCGATCTACGCGAAGACGGCGACCGAGCTGCTGGACCCCGTCGCGGGGGACATGCTGAAGCGCGGGCCTGTATTTACGGAAGCGGTGCAAGGCGAATTCCGACGCGTGCTGCAGCGCAAATACGAGGTCATCGACGCGGCGGTGCCTGCCGATATCGAGGCCGCGGCGGTCAAAGTGACCGAGGATGCGGCGTCGGACGAAGCCAAGGCACGGGCGCTCTACGATTGGGTCGGATCGCGCATTGCATACGACTGGGATAAAGCCAATAATTATATAGAACGCGGCGAATGGAAAGAACAGACGCCGACCGAAACTTTTGCTACCCGAAAAGGCGTCTGTATAGATGTGGCGCGGCTTTACGCGATGATGGCGCGTTCGGTCGGGCTTGAGGTGCGCGTCGTGACGGGGCTTGGCGCAACGGGCAACGGCACCTACGGTCCGCATGCCTGGAATGAGGTACGACTGGCTGACGGCGGCGGCGCATGGATTCCGCTGGACGCAACTTGGGCTTCTTCGGGCGACTGGTTCAACCCGAAAAGCTTCTCGTCCTCCCATATCCGGGAGACATGA
- a CDS encoding MFS transporter, giving the protein MKTAIWLYLFLFVAFFDLHAQYPILTPFAVSIGAAPSFIGLMMGLYSITHLPGNVIAGYGVDRFGSRLFIVFSLGAAGGILLLQSMVTNPWQLLVLRSISGFVLAFLSPACMTLLARIATSQIRQRKLMAGNGLVHTLASVISPAAGAYLVAQIGFTTAFNILGWVLIVTAACALIFIRDIKSAPTAKQQADSLAAQAQANAHALGMRGADEDAPPSIPWLIYILPIAMSCAQGILSFELPLMSTTKEGMMTTGLLFSVVSLGALLTLSMLFLNKLSPFLRSLWGAFMLALTYFAIAAGAPLPFMLLLLFIGMAKGVIFPALSSLLIERSGGARYGRTFSILSIAFSVGAFLGPMLAGQLRSFVSPYYIAFLSLMIAVCVLPFYASPTKAGGPSSSAHFSGTG; this is encoded by the coding sequence GTGAAAACTGCGATTTGGCTCTACTTGTTCCTGTTTGTCGCGTTCTTTGACCTGCACGCCCAATACCCGATCTTAACCCCGTTTGCCGTATCGATCGGCGCCGCGCCGTCGTTCATCGGACTGATGATGGGCTTATATTCCATCACCCATCTGCCGGGCAACGTGATTGCCGGCTACGGGGTTGACCGGTTCGGCAGCAGATTGTTCATCGTCTTCAGCCTCGGCGCCGCCGGCGGGATATTGCTGCTGCAGTCGATGGTAACGAACCCGTGGCAGCTGCTCGTGCTCCGCTCCATCAGCGGCTTCGTGCTGGCGTTTCTTTCGCCTGCCTGCATGACGCTGCTCGCCCGCATCGCCACAAGCCAGATCCGCCAGCGGAAGCTGATGGCCGGCAACGGCCTCGTGCACACGCTCGCCTCGGTCATCTCGCCCGCGGCAGGCGCTTACCTCGTCGCGCAAATCGGCTTCACGACCGCCTTCAACATACTCGGCTGGGTCCTGATCGTGACCGCCGCCTGCGCGCTCATCTTCATCCGCGACATCAAGTCCGCGCCTACGGCGAAGCAGCAAGCCGATTCGCTCGCCGCCCAAGCGCAGGCGAACGCGCACGCCCTCGGCATGCGCGGCGCTGACGAAGACGCGCCGCCTTCGATCCCATGGCTCATCTACATTCTGCCGATTGCCATGAGCTGCGCGCAGGGCATCCTCTCCTTCGAGCTTCCGCTGATGTCGACGACGAAGGAAGGGATGATGACGACGGGACTCTTGTTCTCCGTCGTCAGCCTCGGCGCCCTGCTTACGCTCAGCATGCTGTTTCTCAACAAGCTTTCGCCGTTTCTGCGGTCGCTCTGGGGCGCCTTCATGCTGGCGTTGACGTATTTCGCCATCGCGGCCGGCGCGCCGCTGCCATTCATGCTGCTCCTGCTGTTCATCGGGATGGCGAAGGGCGTCATCTTCCCCGCGCTCTCCTCGCTCCTGATCGAGCGAAGCGGCGGCGCCCGCTATGGCCGCACCTTCTCGATTCTATCGATCGCCTTCTCCGTCGGCGCCTTCCTCGGCCCGATGCTTGCCGGTCAGCTGCGAAGCTTCGTTTCGCCCTATTACATCGCGTTTCTCAGCCTCATGATCGCCGTTTGCGTGCTCCCGTTCTACGCGTCGCCTACGAAAGCGGGCGGGCCCAGCTCAAGTGCCCATTTTTCCGGAACTGGGTGA